The following coding sequences lie in one Euhalothece natronophila Z-M001 genomic window:
- a CDS encoding hybrid sensor histidine kinase/response regulator, with amino-acid sequence MPSAQPHNLNRNEYLNEAKKHLETIERGLLNLSGVVRQPETLQSLYEAADFLNTGALFHEMETLQQMAQFFEDCFGVMRTASVVSDKHLEGLLWKIFDTFQGLVDMHLMSEEPTEYTQGVEREVYKGLQPTLNEAKQYLQSRILHEEATVSELTPESEFFHEQVNAELKAMEGLLQQDNPSFYRNELQEHCQVLEQIGAQAKIPTWVKLLKTAQSAIAATENSVTKATQTAIKDIQEAQELINLGEAYKIKPSQRLKAMSLQLSSPWDTQTSEASEEEENNFTIEESNFNNPDLELDEKATIADLDGIFENSNSSENGPEDLDLLDSLDGDLWEGEQLNLEESPQIDHSEDNLQLWDEQETIFEENDELWNEQETALEEDGKEENLEQWKTENTDQEVENDEFLQDLFGSTEQANESDDFDKFLNSISSEEESDSNQDWDDLFSFADASAEEETGELEVEEEGEAASSIESEDNFSWAEQTFEPLEDLETIFAEEEEQTFIQPTTREQQQVDQNGEYETFIEQLPHEVTTRTPQNSLQYYETLDNLANLIEASPQADIAENIDVTALKTYIEQPASLSEETVAPTSEQQQKAEPQQPAQVMPLKSNTGGTSLFEQTVKVPVRLMDHLNNLIGELVVNRNSLEQDQERLRRFLDNLLEQVQNLNDLGMRMQDLYERSLLENSLLASKSYRTQEVTQVGGNQGNSYQDTKNNSEDYDPLEMDRFSGFHLLSQEMIELIVRVRESSSDIEFLVDEIEQEARIFRQVTTQLQEGFTSARMVPFSQVADRLPRAVRDISLKLNKKAQLQVEGKETLVDKMILEQLYDPMTHLVNNAITHGIESPEDRKQAGKSETGTIKVESHHQGNQTIISISDDGAGLDPIRIRRKAVEKGLISQAEANGLPDIDIFDFIFHPGFSTKEKADDFAGRGVGMDVVRSSLSKLRGSINIDSTPGKGTTFIIGLPLTLSITTALCCKLDQSNIAFPVDGVEDKFETSKENIKVNQKGERFIRWQKSSTLLPFKHLSELFVYNRTLTRSNVYAAQSEADEISVVVLRSTGNLVAVQVDQVLGQQEIVIKQLSGPVPKPVGIAGATVTSEGSVMAIADVLELIDLFYGRVRKDVMNSMLAQQEKAAEQEQGEAEPMVLIVDDSITVRELLSMTFSKAGYRVEQARDGKEAWEKLRAGLACDMMFCDIEMPRMDGLELLSRIKQEERFADLPVGMLTSRGADRHRQMATRLGAKGYFTKPYLEEVLLDAAKRMLKGENMINQKANV; translated from the coding sequence ATGCCGTCAGCCCAACCCCATAACCTTAACCGAAATGAATATCTAAACGAAGCCAAAAAACATCTCGAAACAATTGAGCGAGGGCTTCTGAATTTATCAGGCGTAGTTAGACAGCCAGAAACGCTACAGAGTTTGTATGAAGCTGCGGATTTTTTAAATACTGGAGCCCTATTCCACGAAATGGAAACTCTACAGCAGATGGCACAGTTTTTTGAAGATTGTTTTGGGGTGATGCGTACTGCTTCTGTGGTTAGTGATAAGCACTTAGAAGGGTTATTGTGGAAAATTTTTGATACTTTCCAAGGGTTAGTGGATATGCATCTTATGTCAGAGGAGCCCACTGAATATACCCAAGGAGTAGAAAGAGAAGTTTATAAAGGATTACAGCCCACCTTAAATGAGGCAAAACAATATCTTCAGTCTCGCATTTTGCACGAGGAAGCAACAGTTAGTGAATTAACCCCCGAAAGCGAATTTTTCCATGAGCAAGTAAATGCGGAATTAAAAGCAATGGAAGGGTTACTCCAGCAAGATAATCCTTCTTTTTATCGAAACGAATTGCAAGAACATTGTCAAGTTCTAGAACAAATTGGGGCGCAGGCAAAAATCCCCACTTGGGTAAAATTATTAAAAACAGCTCAAAGCGCGATCGCTGCTACAGAAAACTCAGTCACAAAAGCGACTCAAACGGCGATTAAAGATATTCAGGAAGCCCAAGAATTAATTAATCTCGGCGAAGCCTACAAAATTAAACCTAGTCAGCGCCTCAAGGCAATGTCCTTACAACTGTCTTCGCCTTGGGATACCCAAACCAGTGAAGCATCTGAAGAAGAAGAGAATAACTTTACAATTGAAGAATCAAACTTCAACAACCCAGATCTTGAATTAGATGAAAAAGCCACAATTGCTGATCTCGATGGTATTTTTGAAAACAGTAATTCTAGTGAAAATGGGCCAGAAGATTTAGACTTACTCGACAGCTTAGATGGAGATCTCTGGGAAGGAGAACAGCTTAACCTTGAAGAGTCACCACAAATCGATCACTCTGAGGACAATTTGCAGTTATGGGATGAGCAAGAAACGATTTTTGAAGAAAATGATGAGTTGTGGAATGAGCAAGAAACCGCCTTAGAAGAGGATGGCAAGGAAGAAAATTTAGAGCAATGGAAAACGGAAAATACTGATCAAGAAGTTGAGAATGATGAGTTCTTACAGGATCTTTTTGGCTCCACAGAACAGGCAAATGAATCTGATGATTTCGACAAATTCTTAAATAGTATCTCTTCAGAAGAAGAAAGTGATAGCAACCAAGATTGGGATGATTTATTTAGTTTTGCTGATGCTTCAGCCGAAGAAGAAACTGGTGAACTAGAAGTAGAAGAAGAGGGAGAAGCGGCTTCTAGTATTGAAAGTGAAGATAACTTTTCTTGGGCAGAACAAACCTTTGAACCTTTAGAAGATCTAGAAACCATTTTTGCTGAGGAAGAAGAACAAACCTTTATTCAACCTACAACAAGAGAGCAGCAACAAGTAGATCAAAATGGTGAATACGAAACCTTTATCGAACAATTACCGCATGAGGTAACAACTCGCACCCCTCAAAATTCTCTGCAATACTATGAAACTTTAGATAACTTAGCAAATCTAATTGAAGCTTCTCCTCAAGCCGATATAGCAGAAAATATTGACGTTACTGCTCTCAAAACGTACATTGAGCAACCTGCTAGCTTGTCAGAAGAAACTGTTGCGCCTACGAGTGAGCAACAACAGAAGGCTGAACCACAACAGCCCGCTCAAGTAATGCCATTGAAATCCAATACAGGAGGCACGAGTTTATTCGAGCAAACTGTAAAAGTTCCCGTGCGGTTAATGGATCATCTCAATAACCTCATCGGGGAATTAGTGGTGAATCGAAATAGCTTAGAACAAGATCAAGAGCGCTTACGACGCTTCCTAGATAACTTGTTAGAACAAGTGCAGAATCTCAATGACTTAGGAATGCGAATGCAAGACCTTTATGAACGGTCTTTATTAGAAAATTCTCTACTGGCTAGCAAATCTTATCGTACTCAGGAAGTCACTCAAGTTGGGGGCAACCAAGGAAATAGTTATCAAGACACAAAAAATAATTCTGAAGACTATGATCCTCTAGAAATGGATCGCTTTAGTGGTTTCCATCTGCTTTCTCAAGAAATGATTGAGTTAATTGTCCGAGTGCGGGAATCTAGTTCTGATATTGAGTTTTTAGTGGATGAAATTGAACAAGAGGCTCGCATTTTTCGCCAAGTGACTACCCAACTACAAGAAGGGTTTACCTCAGCACGAATGGTTCCTTTCTCACAAGTTGCTGATCGTCTCCCGCGGGCAGTACGGGATATTTCCTTAAAACTGAATAAAAAAGCCCAATTACAGGTGGAAGGGAAAGAAACCCTTGTGGATAAGATGATCCTAGAGCAACTTTATGATCCCATGACCCACTTAGTTAATAATGCCATTACTCATGGGATTGAGTCTCCAGAAGATCGGAAACAAGCTGGGAAGTCGGAAACAGGCACAATTAAGGTAGAATCTCATCACCAAGGAAACCAAACCATTATTTCCATTTCTGACGATGGGGCAGGCTTGGATCCGATTCGTATTCGTCGCAAAGCTGTGGAAAAAGGACTGATTTCCCAAGCAGAAGCCAACGGACTACCTGATATTGATATTTTTGACTTTATCTTCCATCCGGGGTTTAGTACCAAGGAGAAAGCGGATGACTTTGCTGGGCGTGGTGTGGGAATGGATGTTGTCCGTTCGTCTCTGAGTAAACTTCGCGGTAGCATTAACATTGATTCTACGCCGGGTAAGGGAACAACCTTTATTATTGGTTTACCTTTGACTCTTAGTATTACCACTGCTCTCTGTTGCAAACTGGATCAGTCTAATATTGCCTTTCCTGTGGATGGGGTAGAAGATAAGTTTGAAACCAGTAAGGAAAATATTAAGGTTAATCAAAAAGGGGAACGCTTTATTCGCTGGCAAAAGAGTTCCACGTTGCTGCCCTTTAAGCATTTATCAGAGTTATTTGTTTATAACCGCACCCTGACTCGCAGTAATGTTTATGCGGCGCAATCAGAAGCAGATGAAATTTCCGTGGTGGTTCTCCGCAGTACAGGGAACTTAGTGGCGGTACAAGTGGATCAGGTTTTAGGACAACAAGAGATCGTTATTAAACAGCTTTCGGGCCCCGTTCCCAAGCCTGTCGGGATTGCTGGGGCAACAGTTACCTCAGAAGGGAGTGTCATGGCGATCGCGGATGTTTTAGAACTCATTGACTTGTTCTATGGACGAGTCCGTAAAGATGTTATGAACTCTATGTTGGCACAACAAGAAAAAGCCGCCGAACAAGAACAGGGTGAAGCAGAACCAATGGTGCTAATCGTGGATGACTCGATTACAGTACGAGAATTACTCTCGATGACCTTTAGTAAAGCTGGCTATCGCGTGGAACAGGCGCGTGATGGTAAAGAGGCTTGGGAAAAACTGCGAGCGGGTCTTGCTTGCGATATGATGTTCTGTGATATTGAAATGCCAAGAATGGACGGTTTAGAATTGTTATCTCGTATTAAACAAGAAGAGCGATTTGCTGACCTCCCAGTGGGAATGCTGACTTCACGGGGGGCGGATCGTCATCGCCAAATGGCAACCCGTCTCGGGGCAAAAGGCTATTTCACAAAGCCCTATTTAGAGGAGGTGCTATTGGATGCGGCGAAGCGAATGCTCAAAGGCGAGAATATGATTAACCAGAAGGCAAATGTTTAA
- a CDS encoding SpoIID/LytB domain-containing protein — protein MKQTIKLALKVGALGLLSALAVILPATGSEEFYIDVGIVQRFGENAEDEIVLESPDNAPLRVEFEEEGNAIALLTNRLTLEIEERALEKPQLRERLVLSDHATFETAESSAKSWEERGLLVEVTQPGRWQVWAKTDIYRTPLLRRFLLASLKEEGYEIPYLQTEFLEEVPIVTFEINGERYTVENLSIQHEGERIYVDASDEPRRLYPGSLQLQPNSYGNYTLVNTVEVEDYLRGVVPHEIGHQAPFEAVKAQAIIARTYALRNLHRFEADDYELCATVHCQVYWGWSETNDRSDRAIQDTARQILSYDNQLVDALYSSTTGGVTAYFDDIWDGSPRPYLKSIVDSTEGIWDLEANPLNEEENFRQFIAQESNFNETGSHAFRWQRESNLEELTEDLTTYLERTNHPDAEAVTEIKEMTVTARSRSGRILEMEVETNQGTITLEKTEVRSAFDPPRSTLFYLQPVENDEGELTGYEFIGGGFGHGVGLSQIGAHHLARQGWAASEILSFYYPETEIIPLEEVIEEE, from the coding sequence ATGAAGCAAACAATCAAATTAGCTCTGAAGGTTGGTGCATTGGGGTTACTCAGCGCATTGGCTGTAATTCTTCCTGCGACTGGTAGTGAGGAGTTTTATATTGATGTGGGGATTGTGCAGCGATTTGGAGAAAATGCTGAGGATGAAATTGTTCTTGAGAGTCCTGATAATGCCCCATTAAGGGTAGAATTTGAAGAAGAGGGAAACGCGATCGCGCTCTTAACTAATCGCTTAACCCTAGAAATCGAGGAACGGGCTTTAGAAAAACCGCAACTGCGAGAACGACTGGTGTTAAGTGATCATGCCACTTTTGAAACGGCAGAAAGTAGTGCCAAAAGTTGGGAAGAACGGGGCTTATTAGTAGAAGTAACTCAGCCTGGGCGTTGGCAAGTTTGGGCAAAAACTGATATTTATCGGACTCCTTTATTGCGGCGATTTTTATTGGCTAGTTTAAAGGAGGAAGGCTACGAAATTCCCTACTTGCAAACAGAATTCTTAGAAGAAGTCCCCATTGTTACTTTTGAGATCAATGGCGAACGCTACACGGTTGAAAATCTAAGTATTCAGCACGAAGGGGAAAGAATTTATGTGGATGCAAGTGATGAACCCCGTCGGCTTTATCCGGGAAGTTTGCAGCTACAACCTAATTCTTATGGGAATTATACGTTAGTGAATACGGTGGAAGTAGAAGACTATTTACGGGGAGTCGTTCCCCATGAAATTGGTCATCAAGCCCCATTTGAGGCAGTGAAAGCTCAAGCGATTATTGCTCGAACTTATGCTTTAAGAAATCTTCATCGGTTTGAAGCGGATGATTACGAATTGTGTGCCACCGTTCATTGTCAAGTATATTGGGGATGGAGTGAAACCAATGACCGCAGCGATCGCGCCATTCAAGACACCGCAAGGCAGATTCTTAGCTATGACAATCAATTAGTCGATGCCCTTTATTCCTCAACCACAGGAGGCGTAACTGCTTATTTTGATGACATTTGGGATGGCAGTCCACGTCCTTACTTAAAATCAATCGTTGACTCCACAGAAGGGATTTGGGATTTAGAAGCCAATCCCTTAAATGAAGAAGAGAATTTCCGTCAGTTTATTGCCCAAGAAAGCAACTTTAATGAAACAGGAAGTCATGCTTTTCGTTGGCAACGGGAAAGTAATCTTGAAGAATTAACCGAAGATTTGACAACTTACTTAGAACGGACTAATCATCCTGACGCTGAGGCAGTGACAGAAATTAAAGAAATGACAGTGACAGCGCGATCGCGCTCAGGGCGCATTTTAGAAATGGAAGTAGAAACCAATCAAGGAACCATTACCCTAGAGAAAACAGAAGTTCGCAGTGCTTTTGATCCCCCACGTAGTACCCTATTCTATCTTCAGCCTGTAGAAAATGATGAAGGTGAATTAACTGGGTATGAATTTATCGGCGGTGGCTTTGGACATGGTGTGGGATTAAGCCAAATTGGAGCGCATCATCTTGCCAGACAAGGGTGGGCAGCTTCTGAAATTCTGTCTTTTTACTATCCAGAAACAGAAATTATCCCCCTTGAAGAAGTAATCGAGGAAGAGTAA
- the ftsH2 gene encoding ATP-dependent zinc metalloprotease FtsH2, whose translation MKLPWRVILLWTLPILVVGFFLWQGTFSPNAADLSGNNTANTRLSYGRFLEYLESDRVQAVDLYDNGRTAIVEASDPQLSGSVQRYRVDLPENSPELVSKMRKSGVEIDSHDSGDNGAIWGLLGNLIFPVLLIGALFFLFRRSNNAGGGPGQAMNFGKSRARFQMEAKTGILFDDVAGVDEAKEELQEVVTFLKQPERFTAVGAKIPKGALLIGPPGTGKTLMAKAIAGEAGVPFFSISGSEFVEMFVGVGASRVRDLFKKAKENAPCLIFIDEIDAVGRQRGAGIGGGNDEREQTLNQLLTEMDGFEGNTGIIIIAATNRPDVLDTALLRPGRFDRQISVDAPDVKGRVSILNVHARNKKLSPDVSLESIARRTPGFTGADLANLLNEAAILTARRRKDAITLSEIDDAVDRVVAGMEGTPLVDSKSKRLIAYHEVGHAIIGTLVKEHDPVQKVTLIPRGQAQGLTWFTPSEEQTLVSRSQLKARITGALGGRAAEEEVFGDAEVTSGAGGDLQQLTAMARQMVTRFGMSDLGPMSLESQNSEVFLGGGLMNRSEYSEEIASRIDAQVREIVEQCHQNARQIIRDNRVAIDRLVDLLIEKETIDGDEFRQILSEYTEIPEKEQYAPQLQS comes from the coding sequence ATGAAACTACCTTGGCGGGTAATCCTACTGTGGACACTACCAATTCTCGTGGTTGGCTTCTTTCTTTGGCAGGGAACTTTCTCTCCCAACGCTGCCGATCTAAGTGGTAATAATACAGCCAATACACGACTCAGTTATGGTCGCTTCCTTGAATATTTAGAGTCAGATCGGGTACAGGCCGTTGATCTATATGACAACGGTCGCACTGCTATTGTTGAAGCCAGTGATCCCCAACTTAGTGGCAGTGTTCAGCGTTATCGCGTTGACCTCCCCGAAAATTCCCCCGAATTAGTTAGCAAAATGCGGAAATCGGGAGTAGAAATTGATTCCCATGATAGTGGCGACAATGGGGCAATTTGGGGCTTATTAGGCAACTTAATTTTCCCTGTGTTGCTGATTGGGGCTTTATTCTTCCTCTTCCGCCGTTCTAATAACGCTGGTGGCGGACCAGGACAAGCCATGAATTTTGGTAAATCTCGCGCCCGTTTCCAAATGGAAGCAAAAACCGGCATTCTCTTTGATGATGTTGCCGGTGTCGATGAAGCAAAAGAAGAACTGCAAGAAGTGGTTACCTTCCTCAAACAACCTGAACGGTTTACTGCAGTTGGGGCAAAAATTCCAAAAGGTGCACTTTTAATTGGCCCCCCTGGAACAGGAAAAACCCTCATGGCAAAAGCCATCGCTGGGGAAGCAGGCGTTCCCTTCTTTAGCATTTCTGGTTCAGAATTTGTGGAAATGTTTGTTGGGGTTGGGGCTTCTCGGGTCCGCGATCTCTTCAAAAAAGCAAAAGAAAATGCACCCTGTCTCATCTTTATTGATGAAATTGACGCAGTCGGTCGTCAGCGTGGTGCTGGTATCGGCGGTGGCAATGACGAACGGGAACAAACCCTCAACCAATTATTAACGGAAATGGACGGTTTTGAAGGCAATACAGGTATTATTATCATTGCCGCTACCAACCGCCCAGATGTTCTTGATACTGCCCTGTTACGTCCCGGACGCTTTGATCGTCAGATCAGTGTCGATGCCCCTGATGTTAAAGGACGGGTGTCTATTCTTAATGTTCATGCTCGTAACAAAAAGCTATCCCCTGATGTTTCTTTAGAGTCCATTGCCAGACGGACTCCCGGTTTTACCGGTGCTGATTTAGCTAACCTTCTCAACGAAGCGGCTATTCTGACCGCCCGTCGTCGTAAAGATGCAATTACCCTTTCTGAAATTGATGATGCGGTGGATCGGGTTGTTGCTGGTATGGAAGGAACGCCCTTAGTGGATAGTAAGAGTAAGCGTCTCATTGCTTACCATGAAGTGGGTCATGCCATTATTGGCACTTTAGTGAAAGAACATGATCCTGTCCAGAAAGTAACCTTAATTCCTCGCGGGCAAGCCCAGGGTTTAACTTGGTTTACACCTAGTGAAGAACAAACCTTAGTATCGCGATCGCAGCTAAAAGCGCGAATCACCGGTGCTTTAGGGGGTCGAGCAGCTGAAGAAGAAGTCTTTGGTGATGCGGAAGTAACCTCTGGTGCTGGTGGTGACTTACAACAGCTAACTGCCATGGCGCGACAAATGGTAACTCGCTTTGGAATGTCTGATCTCGGTCCCATGTCCTTGGAAAGCCAAAATAGTGAAGTTTTCCTCGGCGGTGGCTTAATGAATCGCTCAGAATATTCCGAAGAAATTGCTTCCCGTATTGATGCTCAAGTGCGAGAAATTGTTGAACAATGTCATCAAAACGCCCGACAAATCATTCGGGATAACCGCGTTGCCATTGACCGATTAGTGGATTTACTCATCGAAAAAGAAACCATTGACGGGGATGAATTCCGTCAGATTCTTTCTGAGTACACTGAGATTCCCGAAAAGGAACAGTATGCACCACAACTGCAATCATAG
- the rplU gene encoding 50S ribosomal protein L21 codes for MSYAIVEASGTQIKVEPGYFYDLNRLPVDEEGNYTFDKVLLINNDGEITVGQPYIEGATVEGTVMNHLRGKKVLVYKMKPKKNYRKKRGHRQELTRVMINSISLNGSVIAQAETEPEAVTPEVV; via the coding sequence ATGAGTTATGCAATTGTAGAAGCAAGCGGAACCCAGATCAAAGTGGAACCGGGTTATTTTTATGACCTCAACCGTTTGCCCGTTGACGAAGAAGGCAACTATACCTTCGACAAGGTATTATTAATCAATAATGACGGTGAAATCACAGTCGGTCAGCCTTACATTGAAGGGGCAACTGTGGAAGGAACAGTCATGAATCACCTAAGAGGGAAAAAAGTTCTGGTTTATAAAATGAAACCGAAGAAGAACTACCGCAAAAAGCGAGGACACCGTCAGGAATTAACTCGCGTCATGATTAATTCTATTAGTCTTAACGGTTCCGTCATTGCCCAAGCTGAGACTGAACCAGAAGCAGTAACCCCAGAAGTAGTTTAG
- the rpmA gene encoding 50S ribosomal protein L27 — translation MAHKKGTGSTRNGRDSNSKRLGVKRFGGQVVRAGNILVRQRGTKIHPGLNVGRGNDDTLFALVDGVVSYDRYGKSRRKVSIRPVEEATTA, via the coding sequence ATGGCTCATAAGAAAGGAACAGGAAGTACTCGCAACGGTCGGGATTCTAATTCAAAACGTTTAGGTGTTAAGCGTTTTGGCGGTCAAGTCGTTCGTGCTGGCAATATTTTAGTGCGTCAGCGGGGAACGAAAATTCACCCAGGACTCAATGTTGGTCGCGGCAATGATGACACCCTCTTTGCCTTAGTCGATGGAGTTGTTTCCTATGATCGCTATGGCAAAAGCCGTCGTAAAGTTAGCATCCGCCCTGTAGAAGAAGCAACAACTGCCTAA
- a CDS encoding CpsD/CapB family tyrosine-protein kinase, which produces MKTVQEIKDKLGYTLLGSIPLFGKQASELPMQDQPRSAVSEAFRMLQANLKFSRVDEKLKVIVVTSSVPNEGKSTVTGNLGLALAELGNRVLIVDGDMRRPSQHQVWEEPNSMGLSNLLVDQSDVSTVTKELHPNLELLTVGAPPPNPIALLDSQRIADFIDKCRQAYDYVLIDTPPMAVGADSALLGKLAEGTLLVVRPNMADLTSATGAKEMLQRSGQPVLGMVINGVNPSDEPDSYYYYYAQGYYYETKEEEESGKKALFGFGRGKSNQS; this is translated from the coding sequence TTGAAAACGGTTCAAGAAATTAAAGATAAACTGGGTTACACTCTGTTGGGATCAATTCCGCTATTTGGGAAACAAGCCAGTGAATTACCAATGCAGGATCAGCCACGCTCTGCTGTCAGTGAAGCCTTTCGGATGCTACAGGCAAACTTAAAATTCTCACGAGTAGATGAAAAGTTAAAGGTCATTGTCGTAACTAGTAGTGTTCCCAATGAAGGTAAATCAACGGTGACTGGGAATTTAGGCTTGGCTCTAGCGGAGTTAGGAAATCGAGTTTTAATCGTTGATGGGGATATGCGTCGCCCCAGTCAGCACCAAGTTTGGGAAGAACCAAATTCTATGGGATTAAGTAATCTTCTAGTGGATCAAAGTGATGTCAGTACAGTCACTAAAGAACTGCATCCCAATCTTGAGTTATTAACAGTAGGGGCACCGCCACCTAATCCGATCGCGCTTTTAGATTCGCAACGAATTGCTGATTTCATAGACAAATGTCGTCAAGCCTATGATTATGTCCTAATTGATACCCCTCCGATGGCAGTAGGAGCAGATTCGGCTCTTTTAGGAAAACTAGCCGAAGGAACATTATTAGTGGTTCGTCCGAATATGGCTGATCTCACTAGTGCAACGGGAGCGAAGGAAATGTTACAACGCTCAGGACAGCCGGTTTTAGGAATGGTCATTAATGGCGTTAATCCCTCAGATGAGCCTGATAGCTACTACTATTACTATGCTCAAGGCTATTATTATGAAACGAAAGAAGAGGAGGAATCGG